In Pyrus communis chromosome 1, drPyrComm1.1, whole genome shotgun sequence, the following are encoded in one genomic region:
- the LOC137735520 gene encoding MACPF domain-containing protein At4g24290-like gives MSGRTSGKRRAAAEAELAIQSIGLGYDLTVDLKLKYCKRQQSGLDSRLIVIDDDQVREIAVPGAGGVCIPNVPKSIKCDKGERMRFASDVLSFQQMSEQFNQEVGVSGKIPTGQFNTAFEFTGGWQKDAANTKTLAFDGVSITLYSVALDKSQVALCDHIKHAVPSSWDPAALARFIDKYGTHVIVGIKMGGKDTIYAKQQHSSPLQPADVQKKLKDMADKMYIDATAHSSLTSAKLNERDKLVKESRAIMDNIPSSSYATVEFQDIKFMCKRKGGSLYKNLPHNDWCQTVQTEPDVISMSLVPIQSLLSGIHGSGFLSHAINLYLRYKPPIEELHQFLEFQLPRQWAPVFGELALGPQRQQQSGASLQFSFMGPKLYVNKNPVDVGKKPVTGLRLYLEGKRSNCLAIHLQHLSTLPKTFQLQDAVNGNISRLSSDRRYFEKVQWKSFSHVCTAPVEANDDLSVVTGAHFEVGDSGLKKVLFLRLHFSKVIGATNVRQAEWDGSPGLAQKSGLISTLISTRFSSAKKPPPQPADVNINSAVYPGGPPVPTQTPKLLRFVDTTEMTRGPQDSPGYWVVSGARLIAENGKISLRVKYSLLTMILPDEEMQDNY, from the exons ATGAGCGGTCGGACGAGTGGGAAGAGAAGGGCGGCGGCGGAGGCGGAGCTTGCAATACAGTCGATAGGGTTGGGGTATGATTTGACCGTGGACTTGAAGCTCAAGTACTGCAAGAGGCAGCAGTCAGGGCTTGATAGTCGGTTGATCGTCATCGATGATGATCAAGTTCGAGAGATTGCGGTTCCGGGCGCAGGCGGCGTTTGCATACCCAATGTCCCAAAGTCCATCAAATGCGACAAAGGCGAGCGCATGCGGTTCGCCTCTGATGTCCTCTCCTTCCAACAG ATGTCGGAGCAATTCAACCAGGAAGTGGGTGTGTCAGGTAAAATACCAACAGGGCAGTTCAATACAGCTTTTGAGTTTACAGGAGGATGGCAAAAGGACGCTGCCAACACCAAAACACTTGCTTTTGATGGAGTCTCCATCACCCTCTACAGCGTTGCTCTCGATAAATCCCAGGTTGCCTTGTGTGACCATATCAAACACGCTGTCCCCTCCTCCTGGGATCCCGCCGCACTTGCTAG gTTTATTGACAAGTATGGCACACATGTCATTGTTGGGATCAAAATGGGTGGAAAGGATACCATATATGCCAAGCAGCAGCACTCCTCGCCTCTCCAACCTGCTGATGTtcagaaaaaattgaaggacaTGGCTGATAAAATGTATATAGATGCAACTGCTCACTCTAGTCTCACTTCCGCAAAGTTGAATGAGAGAGACAAG TTAGTCAAGGAGTCAAGGGCTATCATGGATAATATCCCATCCAGTTCTTATGCTACTGTAGAG TTTCAGGATATTAAATTCATGTGCAAGCGGAAGGGTGGAAGCTTGTATAAAAATCTGCCTCACAATGATTGGTGTCAAACAGTTCAGACTGAACCTGATGTGATCTCTATGTCATTAGTTCCTATCCAATCCTTACTGAGTGGGATACATGGGAGTGGATTTTTGAGCCATGCTATTAATCTCTATCTTCGTT ATAAACCGCCAATTGAAGAGCTGCATCAATTTTTGGAGTTTCAACTTCCAAGGCAATGGGCACCGGTGTTTGGTGAGCTTGCTCTTGGTCCTCAGAGGCAGCAGCAAAGCGGTGCATCTTTACAGTTTAGCTTCATGGGTCCTAAGCTTTATGTTAACAAAAATCCG GTTGATGTGGGTAAGAAGCCGGTGACTGGCCTCCGGTTGTATTTGGAGGGAAAAAGAAGCAACTGCTTGGCAATTCATCTGCAGCATCTCTCTACGCTGCCAAAGACCTTCCAGCTCCAGGATGCAGTGAATGGAAATATCTCTCGACTTTCATCAGACCGTAGATACTTCGAAAAGGTTCAATGGAAGAGCTTCTCTCATGTCTGCACAGCTCCTGTTGAGGCTAATGATGATTTGTCCGTTGTCACTGGCGCTCACTTTGAAGTTGGAGACTCTGGCCTGaagaaagttttatttttacgGCTTCATTTTTCTAAAGTAATAGGTGCGACTAATGTTAGACAGGCTGAGTGGGATGGTTCCCCTGGCTTGGCGCAgaaatctggattaatttcaACCCTTATTAGCACCCGTTTCTCGAGTGCTAAGAAGCCACCTCCTCAGCCTGCTGATGTGAACATAAACTCGGCTGTGTATCCTGGGGGCCCTCCAGTGCCAACACAGACACCTAAACTATTGAGGTTTGTGGATACGACCGAAATGACAAGAGGACCGCAGGATTCACCTGGGTATTGGGTTGTGTCGGGGGCAAGGCTTATCGCTGAGAATGGTAAAATATCTCTACGAGTCAAGTATTCTCTGCTGACCATGATTTTGCCTGATGAAGAGATGCAAGATAACTACTGA
- the LOC137733564 gene encoding uncharacterized protein, with protein sequence MAPPVAAAADGQVQGGQQQGRGGGFGQSITGIIRMAVFWYFASKFFSPKKAPSDPSQLSSNLFQKAEPLDMWLYISEREKFNEFGSERELVWHETNIPYAVWGPESTRTLSTKYYPSEALKHNGSLYAHVFFARSGYPPDPTDPEYQPLAAFGKTHSIVTHLPKSKADKKRSLLGGSKDSDEKEPLVEVVDDTQGDSEDDGPVEWVSYWKPNITINLVDDFTRYPHNAVPPNVAPYLNVEPSSGDYFPTIFFNEFWLLRDKLIPINETVKELPLNLEIGPISMTKWQLFLQIDQSFQIHRSYGSMLEGEADELKRVFLEGNPYLLVITMVVSLLHSVFDFLAFKNDIQFWNKNKSMEGLSAKSVIVSFICQLIVFLYLLDNDTSWMILASSGIGCCIEFWKIGKAMHIEIDRTGRIPKLRFRDRESYAGNRTKEYDDMAMKYLSYVLFFLVACSAIYSLKYERHKSWYSWILSSLTSCVYMFGFIMMCPQLFINYKLKSVAHMPWRQMTYKFLNTIIDDLFAFVIKMPMLHRLSVFRDDVIFLIYVYQRWVYPVDKKRVNEFGFSGDDEVTGGAEVTDGADVTAVKEEEEKKTK encoded by the exons atggcgcCGCCAGTGGCAGCGGCAGCGGATGGTCAAGTCCAAGGAGGACAGCAGCAAGGAAGAGGCGGAGGGTTTGGTCAGAGCATCACTGGAATCATACGGATGGCTGTGTTTTGGTACTTCGCTTCCAAATTCTTTTCTCCCAAGAAGGCTCCTTCTGACCCCTCTCAGCTCAGCTCCAATCTCTTCCAAAAGGCTGAACCCCTG GATATGTGGTTGTATATTTCCGAACGCGAAAAGTTCAATGAATTCGGCAGTGAACGTGAACTTGTGTGGCATGAAACTAATATCCCGTATGCTGTCTGGGGGCCAGAGAGTACCCGGACTCTGTCTACGAAGTACTATCCATCTGAG GCCTTAAAGCACAATGGAAGTCTCTATGCTCATGTTTTCTTTGCACGCTCTGGATACCCTCCAGACCCAACTGATCCCGAATATCAGCCTCTTGCTGCATTTGGAAAGACACACT CTATTGTGACACACCTGCCAAAGTCAAAAGCTGATAAAAAGAGGAGTTTGCTGGGGGGCTCGAAAGATTCTGATGAGAAGGAACCACTTGTTGAG GTAGTTGATGATACTCAAGGTGATTCTGAAGATGATGGTCCTGTGGAGTGGGTATCATATTGGAAACCAAATATTACTATTAATTTGGTCGATGATTTTACACG GTACCCTCATAATGCTGTTCCACCTAATGTTGCCCCTT ACTTGAATGTTGAGCCTAGTTCAGGGGACTACTTTCCAACTATTTTCTTCAATGAATTTTGGTTACTTCGAGATAAGTTGATACCAATTAATGAGACGGTGAAAGAATTGCCTCTAAATCTGGAGATAGGTCCCATAAGCATGACCAAATGGCAACTATTCCTGCAGATTGATCAGTCTTTCCAGATTCACCGTAGTTATGGAAGCATGCTCGAGGGTGAGGCTGATGAACTGAAG AGAGTATTCTTGGAAGGAAACCCCTACCTCCTTGTAATCACAATGGTTGTTTCTTTACTTCATTCAGTGTTTGACTTCTTGGCATTCAAGAATG ATATTCAATTTTGGAACAAAAATAAATCTATGGAAGGACTATCTGCAAAGTCTGTTATTGTGAGCTTCATATGTCAGCTCATTGTCTTCCTCTATCTACTTGATAATGATACTTCATGGATGATACTTGCAAGTTCTGGAATTGGCTGCTGCATTGAGTTTTGGAAAATTGGGAAGGCCATGCACATAGAG ATTGATAGAACCGGGAGGATACCTAAGTTGAGGTTCCGAGACCGTGAGTCATATGCAGGGAATAGAACAAAAGAATATGATGATATGGCAATGAAGTATTTGTCATATGTGCTCTTCTTCCTTGTTGCATGCTCTGCTATTTACTCGCTTAAGTACGAGCGTCACAAGAGCTGGTATTCTTGGATTCTGTCTTCTCTCACAAGCTGTGTCTACATGTTTG GTTTTATTATGATGTGCCCTCAATTGTTCATTAACTATAAGCTGAAGTCAGTGGCTCATATGCCATGGAGGCAGATGACATACAAGTTCCTCAACACCATCATTGATGATCTATTTGCCTTCGTCATAAAAATGCCAATGTTACATCGCCTTTCGGTCTTCCGTGATG ATGTCATATTTCTGATATACGTATACCAGAGATGGGTCTACCCAGTCGACAAGAAGCGTGTCAATGAATTTGGTTTCAGTGGTGACGATGAGGTCACGGGTGGTGCAGAGGTCACGGATGGTGCAGATGTCACTGCTgttaaggaggaagaagagaagaaaaccaAATAA